One region of Cucurbita pepo subsp. pepo cultivar mu-cu-16 chromosome LG03, ASM280686v2, whole genome shotgun sequence genomic DNA includes:
- the LOC111791560 gene encoding translocon-associated protein subunit beta produces the protein MANLIHLLLAFLFVSSTIASSDVPFIVAHKKATLTRLKSGVERVSVSIEIYNQGSSTAYDVTLNDASWPGDVFDIVSGETSKSWERLDAGGHLSHSFELEAKTKGMFHGSPAVITFRVPTKSALQEALSTPILPLDVLADRPPEKKFEWVKRLLAKYGSLISVVSFVVLFVYLVASPSKSAAKGSKKKR, from the exons ATGGCGAATCTGATCCATCTCCTCCTGGCTTTTCTGTTCGTCTCGTCAACGATCGCAAGCTCCGATGTCCCGTTCATTGTCGCGCACAAGAAGGCGACGCTCACTCGTCTCAAATCCGGCGTCGAACGCGTCTCGGTCTCAATCGAAATTTACAATCAGGGATCTTC GACCGCATATGATGTTACTCTGAACGATGCAAGCTGGCCAGGAGATGTCTTTGATATTGTCAGTGGCGAGACATCCAAATCGTGGGAAAGACTCGATGC TGGTGGTCATTTATCTCATTCATTTGAATtagaagcaaaaacaaaaggaatgtTCCATGGTTCACCTGCTGTTATCACGTTCCGTGTCCCTACGAAGTCTGCTTTACAG GAGGCCTTATCAACCCCAATTCTACCTTTGGATGTCCTCGCTGATAGGccaccagagaagaagtttgAGTGG GTCAAG AGGCTGCTCGCTAAGTATGGCTCCCTGATCTCGGTGGTCTCCTTTGTCGTTCTGTTCGTCTATCTTGTGGCCAGCCCATCGAAATCTGCTGCAAAAGGAAGCAAGAAGAAGCGTTAA
- the LOC111790428 gene encoding cysteine-rich and transmembrane domain-containing protein WIH2-like yields the protein MNYPYGYQHPPPETYPPPGYRPPQPGYPGHQPLPPPPHQGYQGYFYDGYSPSAPPPPPPPGPPPPPYCHQHYHYDDRNDCSSFLHGCLATLCCCCMLEECLACFR from the exons ATGAATTACCCCTACGGCTACCAACATCCTCCGCCGGAAACCTACCCTCCTCCCG GGTACCGTCCGCCGCAGCCTGGATATCCCGGCCATCAGCCGCTGCCTCCGCCGCCACATCAAGGATATCAAGGTTATTTCTACGATGGATATTCTCCATCGGcgccgcctcctcctcctccgccgggCCCTCCTCCACCGCCTTATTGTCATCAGCACTATCATTACGATGATCGAAATGACTGTTCCTCCTTCCTTCATGGATG CTTAGCTACACTGTGTTGTTGTTGTATGTTGGAGGAGTGTTTGGCCTGCTTCCGATAG
- the LOC111790421 gene encoding protein AUXIN SIGNALING F-BOX 2-like: MNYFPDEVLEHVFDYVTSHRDRNAVSLVCKLWYRVERFSRQKVFVGNCYSITPERLIGRFPCVKSLTLKGKPHFADFNLVPHDWGGYVHPWIQAFAKRRISLEELRLKRMVVTDESLELLSRSFPNFKSLLLFSCEGFTTNGLAAIAANCRFLRELDLQENEIDDHSNYWLSCFPESCTSLVSLNFACLRGEVNLGALERLVARSPNLKSLRLNRAVPLETLQNILVRAPQLVDLGTGSYVHDQDSEIYDNLKNTILKCKSIRSLSGFLDVSPSCLASIYPICSNLTSLNLSYAPGLHGIELMKVVRYCDKLQRLWILDGIGDKGLEVVASTCKELQELRVFPSDLSGAGNVAVTEEGLVAISMGCPKLHSILYFCHQMTNAALVAVAKNNPNFIRFRLCILDPTKPDPVTGHALDEGFGAIVQACKGLRRLSLSGHLTDRVFYYIGKYAKHLEMLSLAFAGDSDKGMIHILNGCKKLRKLEIMDSPFGDMALLQDVGKYETMRSLWMSSCEITLGGCKTLAKKMPRLNVEIINENDLSELCRDDGQKVGKMYLYRTLVGPRKDAPKFVWTL, encoded by the exons ATGAATTATTTTCCCGACGAAGTTTTAGAACATGTTTTCGACTATGTAACGTCTCACCGTGACCGGAACGCGGTGTCGCTGGTGTGCAAATTATGGTACAGAGTTGAGAGATTTAGCCGGCAGAAGGTATTCGTCGGAAATTGCTATTCGATCACGCCGGAGAGGCTAATCGGAAGATTCCCCTGCGTTAAATCCCTAACCCTAAAAGGAAAGCCCCATTTCGCCGATTTCAATTTGGTTCCTCATGATTGGGGCGGCTACGTTCACCCTTGGATCCAAGCCTTCGCCAAGCGCCGGATTTCCCTGGAGGAGCTCCGTCTGAAGCGGATGGTCGTCACCGACGAGAGTCTTGAGCTACTCTCCCGATCCTTCCCCAATTTCAAGTCCCTGCTCCTCTTCAGCTGTGAGGGATTCACTACCAATGGCCTTGCCGCCATTGCTGCCAATTGCAG GTTTCTGAGGGAGCTCGACCTGcaagagaatgaaattgatGACCATAGTAATTACTGGCTTAGCTGCTTTCCTGAGAGCTGCACATCGCTTGTCTCTCTGAATTTTGCTTGCTTAAGAGGAGAAGTAAATCTAGGCGCTCTTGAGAGGCTTGTGGCGAGATCTCCTAACCTCAAGAGTTTGAGGCTGAACCGTGCTGTGCCTCTCGAAACCTTGCAAAATATATTGGTTCGTGCTCCTCAACTCGTCGACTTGGGCACGGGGTCTTACGTTCACGATCAAGATTCCGAGATCTACGACAATCTCAAGAACACCATTCTGAAATGCAAGTCGATCAGGAGTTTATCTGGATTTTTAGATGTTTCTCCTAGCTGCCTGGCTTCCATTTATCCAATTTGCTCGAATTTGACATCCTTGAACCTGAGCTATGCTCCTGGGCTTCATGGCATCGAGCTCATGAAGGTCGTTCGGTATTGCGATAAACTTCAGCGCTTGTGG ATTCTGGATGGTATTGGTGACAAAGGACTGGAAGTTGTTGCTTCAACTTGTAAAGAATTGCAGGAACTGAGGGTGTTCCCATCCGACCTCTCCGGGGCTGGTAATGTTGCTGTCACGGAAGAAGGATTGGTCGCTATATCGATGGGTTGCCCGAAACTTCATTCGATATTATACTTCTGCCATCAGATGACGAATGCTGCCCTTGTAGCTGTAGCAAAGAACAACCCGAACTTCATACGCTTCAGGTTGTGCATCCTCGACCCCACGAAACCGGACCCTGTAACTGGGCATGCACTGGATGAAGGTTTTGGGGCGATTGTTCAAGCGTGCAAAGGTCTTAGACGTTTATCTCTCTCGGGCCATCTTACTGATCGGGTCTTCTATTATATCGGTAAATACGCAAAGCATCTTGAAATGCTTTCGTTAGCGTTTGCTGGGGACAGTGACAAGGGAATGATTCACATACTGAATGGTTGCAAGAAGCTTCGCAAGCTCGAGATCATGGACAGCCCGTTTGGCGACATGGCACTTCTGCAGGACGTCGGGAAGTATGAAACAATGCGATCCCTTTGGATGTCCTCCTGCGAGATTACTCTTGGTGGCTGCAAGACGCTAGCGAAGAAGATGCCGAGGCTGAACGTGGAGATCATCAACGAGAACGATCTGTCGGAATTATGCCGTGACGACGGGCAGAAAGTAGGGAAAATGTATCTGTACCGTACATTAGTAGGGCCAAGGAAAGATGCACCTAAGTTTGTATGGACATTGTAG